DNA from Chrysemys picta bellii isolate R12L10 chromosome 13, ASM1138683v2, whole genome shotgun sequence:
TAGTGTGGGACTTTGTCGAAAGcttcctgaaagtccaagtaccctATATTAACTGGATCACATTAGATTAGCTACCCTGCAGTCATCTggtccagaggctgatttaagtgttGGTTTATTTACCACATTTAGTAGTTTTTGCGATTTCATATTTcatttccttcagaactcttcggtGACTACAATCTGgacctggagacttattactgtttaatttatcaatttgtttcaaaatctcctctactgacacctcaatctgggacagttcctcagatttgtcacctaaaaagaatggctcttgtgtgggaatctccctcacatcctctgcagcaaAGACTGACGCGAAgaattcacttagcttctctgcaacggcCTTGTCTTCCCTGAGAGCTCCTTTTGCACCTTGACCATCCAGCGACCCCACTCATTGTTTGGCAAACTTCCTGCTTCCAAAATACTTAAGAAAAATTGCTTAACTTTTGtgtcttttgttagttgcttttcGCATTCTTttctggcctgcctaattatacttttacacttctcTTGCCACAAATCAATGTGTAAATCAGTAGTTGGCCATTTACATGGTCTTGGGGTGGAATCATTACAGAAAAGCTGCCACGTAGGAGGCTGGGTGAGTCAATGTTAAACTTCTCTGGAAAGTGGGAATCACTATTTCAGCATTGCTATCAGTATTAGCCTTGTTAGTATTTATATTTCATGCCCAAATTTAGAGCCTTCTGTTTCTCACAATCGGGTACCATATGGGCTATTAATGCTGGATGTAGTTGTACTTTGTTCCAGCCTTCATACCgcattggccagatcctcagatggtgtaaactgatCCATCGCCCTTAGCTTTAAAGGGGATAATCCAGTATTCACCGATGTGACAATGCATCTCACTAGTGCTCTGACTCACAGGGGTAAGGAGCACTCTCAACTTCGAGTCTGTGGAAGTGACAAGAACTGTGCACCTTTGACATTCCCATCATGGGATATTACGGAGAGAGAATTAGATCATTTTCTCTGTCAGTCTAATCTTGCCCATTGCCCTTGTCCTTCCATCCACAGGCAGGACACAACGAATGGAGAGGgaaatgtccaaccgaaccaccgtgaccgagttccttctcctgggattctctgacattcgggagctgcagattttgcactttgtggtgtttctggtGATTTACCTGGCAGCCTTGATGGGGAATCTTCTCATCGTCATAGTTGTTACCTttgaccaccaccttcacaccccaatgtacttcttcctgatgaatttgTCCATTCTAGACATCGGCTCCATTTCTGTCCcagtccccaaatccatggccaactccctcatgaacaTCAGGTCAATTTCTTATTCTGGATGTGTCACACAAGTCTTTTTCTTTATATTCTTTGCTGTAACCGAGTACTCCATACTCACCGTCATGGCATACGACCGAtacgtcgccatctgccaaccactgcactatgagagagtgatgaacaggagagcttgtgtccaaatggcagccagtgcctggatcagtgtTTTTCTCTACACTGCAGTGCACACCGGGAACACGTTTGCACTatccttctgtggaggcaacatggtggatcagtttttctgtgaaatcccccagctcctcaaactCGCCTGCTCTGACTCATACCTCCATGAAACGGCGGTTATTATCTTTAGTGTTTGCTTAGCCttcagctgctttgtttttatagtTGTGtcgtatgttcagatcttcaccacagtgctgagaatcccctctgagcagggccggcataaagctctctccacctgcctccctcacctcactgtggtctccttgttcTTTTTCACTATAGtctttgcctacctgaaaccTACCTCCAGCTCAACATCAGGACTAGATCTCATGGTGCCTGTTCTCTATTCTGTGGTGCCTCCAATGATGAATCCAAtaatctacagcatgaggaacaaggagatcaaagctggCCTGAGGAAACTCATGGCGGGGAGGTTATTCACCAAAAATGAACTGTCCATCTTTCATCTTTGATCGTGATTtctttctgtgtttctttttaaatataataaaatgaaaacattattGTCTCCCTGAAAACATGTTTTGAAATCTGCTTATGCAGAAAGGGGCATTTACACTGGTAAAAATGCAGAGTCAAGACAATGGACTTACTATCTATTTACAACTGtataaataagatcagaatctatccatctatcctgTATTACCACCCACCATCACACCATCTCAGCTCCTTCCACCTACAATGAATAGCCATAATCAAGTTCCCAATGGACTCGATGAGGTCTCTGACCCTTTTCCTTTTGGGGGTATAAATGCTGCTTTGGATACCATGGCTTTTGGTGAATTGTTTGCTTGTGTGACAGAGTGTGGTGTTATGGTGTCATGTTGTGAATTTTGTTGTAGTATATGTGGAAATATTGTCACGGTAACAGGACAAGTCTGACCTGGCTCAATGGCAGCCTATTGTGCTGCATTCCAGTCAGCTGCCCTGCCTGGGAGAGGTCTTTGACACCTCATTGAAGGACCATCATTGAGAGCCCCCATCAATGCTAGTCTGTGGCCATTGATCTTTATTGTGTCTCCGCTACTTGCCCACTCCCAGGGAAAATGATTTTTCTATACAGGGAGCCCACAGGCATGGAAGTGGGAGATGGAACTTCACAGTTTGAACCCATGGCCAAGAGACTGGGGCCTTCTTAGCAGTGTGATGCCCCTGTTGTGGTTGCATGGAGCCATCCATGGCCACGTGTAATAAAGACTTTCAGAAGCAAGATGGCTGTGGGACTCTGCCAAGTTTGAAACATGGATGAACCCTGGACTCACAGATCAGTCCGGGGGAGGGGGATTCTCAGAACTGTCTTGTTTTACAGATCTGTGTCTGTCAAGGGCTTACAGCATAAAGTTTCCCTTTGCTACACCCATGTTCCTTGCCTTCCTGCCCTGTTCTTCTTAAAGAGGTTTAGTTagaagccaaaagggaccacagGCTAGGTGAAGCTCTGGTGGAGTGTGTGAGTGATTGGGGGCTTGGGAGAACTCAGACACTGGTTTTGAACTCTAAGGCAGCTGGACAATGGCCTCCCACAGTCAATGGAAGGGGATCAGAGTGTTCCCTAGAGCCCCAGAGCTAGAAACACTGGTGAGACTCTACCCAGATGCAGTTGCCTTGGAAGTACATGGCTCCCATTGATTGGGCCCTCTTGCAAGAGACAGGTGACTGGACAGCTGGATAAGGGCCACGTTCTAACACCTTCCTTATCTGCCTTTTGTATTGTTTTATTGATCGGTTGGtcaatttggttttgttcttttattcttttgggggaggagagggaaatgatTGTTACATGGGGTGTCAATATTTGGTCTTGTGGTTGGGAAGCCAATGTGTCAGCTCTTTGATATTTCTATTTCCTGAGCAAGCTGAAGGTTTGCTTTCCACAATGACCAAGACATGGGAAGGAGCCTCTGTAGCTTTGTGCATGGCTGTTTTCCTACTGAAAGGATTATTTGAATGGTGCTGGGATTGTATTGTATTAGTAATGACATGTTAGGGGCCTTGCCCCTTGGATAAGTGCCTAATTTATTCATTTAGATGGGAAAAAATGGGCTGAAGGTGTTaccataacccagtcactgtccaacactaAACACTTTTAAACAAGTTCCGGAGCTTGGTGTCCAGAGACCACAGCCTGCTTCTCACTATGGCAAACACACCACTAAAAATCCggttaaccttttattaaatatCCAGACAGGAAAGGAAACCACTCacagtatttgaaatgtaaagtattaagtcagGCTTTCATTTTATCCACACCCCTTgttcctttccctttagctggaggcagtttttaaaaggaacccccccccccccccccccgcagctatCTGGCAGTCCCTTAAAGGTATCAGAGGGCTTGTTTTCACTATGGGGAGATCGACACAGGGATTGATTTAGTGGATCTAGTGCAGACCTACCCCAgtcctccacctctctgagaagagtaagggaagtcaaccaGAGAGCATTTCCTGTTGATGTAGCGCAGTTAAGAAaccagggtaagtcgacctatgttattcatgtagctggagtagagTAACTTAAGTCAAattaccccggtagtgaagacaagttcAGGGATGGTAATAACAATGCTtttgaggaaaagagaagaagttgggCTGGAGCTCTCATTGTTGCTGTTGCTGTTACTGTCCCATCTTAGAAGCAAAAGCCTCCGAGTTTGTCAGTCCCTtcaatggtatcaaagatggAAATAACTGTGATCCCAGGTGGTggctgggattcagctggagccggTAGGGGTGGCGATGTCCTCTGGGCCCTTCTCTGTTGCCCAGGGTCAGGATGACGaaggcctggggtcccaggagacagtaggcgtggcagccatgatggtgaagctcaatCCGGAATCCTCcatctgttcttctttttgttctttcTGTACTTTCCTCACAACATTCTTTCTTTCATTTAGGGCCcagaaagggagtgatgggtACAATAGTCCATTCCCCCATTATTTTCTCCTCAAATAAGTCTTAATATCCAGCATACCAATTTTGGATCATTAACTTTCTTAGTGAACGGAAGGtttattttcaaagataattggaGTTAATTCCTATATACAATGTTTTACTATTTCTATCTTCACATGTTAAACTTCAATTCTCTTTGGCTGTCATTCCTCCCAATTCTGATGTAAAAGTGTGTTTGTAAACAGAGATGCGCAATCTTTGTTATGATGAAAAAAGTTGctttttattgaaataaataaagtgaaataaaGTGAAAATTTTATCAGACATTTTCCAGAGTTTTGtgaggataaaaataaaaagttgaaaattaaattaatttactcTTTGGGTTTTGCTTTTCTTCCactttttctcctcccctccttcaTTTTTCCTTAGAAAAAGAGAAGAATGTAAAAATAGAGAAAATGGGGACAGAAGTAGTAAAAAAAATATCTTctgtaaaaaatgtttttttggggggagtaagtttcaaaacctttcaaatgaaaatgtttttgaaattgtTCTGTAGATtcgtgaaatattttgtttttcccaaTCAGCTTTATAttgataactttttaaaaagttacattagTTAGCACCTGTTCGTAACACTTGTCCTTGCCTGATAAGTAACCCTATTTAGGAATTTATTCATTATgctgtatttaataaatcttgggtGCCATATATATAAATGCTAACATAAGCATATATAGCCTTGGGAAACTAATACGTGATGATTGTTATAGCAGatgttttctgttggggaatcaACATGGAAGAGTGATTGTGGGATAAGAAATACCCACTAAGAGATATTAACTTAAAGAATTGTTAGTCCTCCCAGCTGTAAATAATCAGGCCTTCAAACACAAATCAGGTAAACTGAGAATGTATAGAAATGACATCACACCATATGTTTCTGGGAGAATATTCTTGGGAACAAGGTTTCCTTGTCTGACAACCAATATAATAATACTCAACTCAACCTTCTTTTCTTCACTCAACCACTCAGCAGGTGAGTTGGGCGTTGAAGAGAGAATTGGCCCAACCCATCTGGACCTTATCACCAGCCTCTCAGTGGGGCCTGATAGAGGACAGCTGCTCTTTCTAAAGAGCCAGAGGGAAACAGGAAATAGGGGAGGAAGCTgtggcagaggctgcagggctcagTGGGCTCCTACAGGAGACAGACTTTTGTCCAAGGGGAGAGCAGAAGCAGATCCTGGGAAGGGATGAAAAGCTGTTCCCAACTTGGAAACTCGAAGATAGACAGACAGGGAGACCTCACTGAGGAGGGGCTGTGTCCGGCTTGGGACTGGTCTGGACAATTCTTTTGTACTTATATTGAAATGTATGTTAATAAGCCAGACCCCAACAAGGGACCCATAAGCCAAATGGAAGTCGGGCACTGCAGAGCTATCCCAAGCCAGCAGGGGCGCTCCAAACTACCCTTTCCTATCCTAGCTACATAATTTATGGATATTGATGTAGACCTGAGAAGGGTTTGTTTGATCAAGGGTGGAGACTGAAGACTGGCATTCCcagaggggcagagttaaggttgcaagaGGAAATCTGCCTTTACTTTTCCCCTTAAATTCTTTCAAGGGCTGCTTGGGATTTTTCACATGAGAGATTCTTCCCTTGAAAAATGTGATTTAATCAAAACTGACATTTcctgctgggcagctgggagCCTTGGAGATGAGCAGACAGCATGGGCATCTGGACAGCCAGGCAGCTGAGGAATCAGCCAACTCACAGAACCAcagaagcatagaatcatagaatatcagggttggacgggacctcaggaggtatctagtccaaccccctgctcaaagcaggaccaatccccaactaaatcatcccagccagggcttcgtcaagcctgaccttaaaaacctctaaggaaggagattccaccatctcccaaggtaacccattccagtccttcaccactctcctagtgaaaaagttttacctaatatccaacctaaacctcccgcactgcaacttcagaccattactccttgtcctgtcatctggtaccactcagaacagtctagatccatcctctttggaacccccttcaggtagttgaaagcagctatcaaatcccccctcattcttctcttc
Protein-coding regions in this window:
- the LOC135975212 gene encoding olfactory receptor 14A16-like, with amino-acid sequence MSNRTTVTEFLLLGFSDIRELQILHFVVFLVIYLAALMGNLLIVIVVTFDHHLHTPMYFFLMNLSILDIGSISVPVPKSMANSLMNIRSISYSGCVTQVFFFIFFAVTEYSILTVMAYDRYVAICQPLHYERVMNRRACVQMAASAWISVFLYTAVHTGNTFALSFCGGNMVDQFFCEIPQLLKLACSDSYLHETAVIIFSVCLAFSCFVFIVVSYVQIFTTVLRIPSEQGRHKALSTCLPHLTVVSLFFFTIVFAYLKPTSSSTSGLDLMVPVLYSVVPPMMNPIIYSMRNKEIKAGLRKLMAGRLFTKNELSIFHL